ATCCAAAACGAAGACAAGAAAAAGGACCAGAGCGATCTCAAAACTTAAAGCAGCAGTAATGATTCCCTGCGCAATGATGCGTTGCACTCCAAACAAATACGTATAAAAAATAGTAATCATTGCTCCCAAAATTAATACAACCCAAACGACGTCCGGTAGCTCCGATTGGCTGGCATGCAGGCGTGCTCTTCGATAGTCACTCAACTGAGACATTCGAGACAGGCCCTCTGTTATCAACGCGTTTTCGTGCGCATCCTCTGGCTCTATTTCTCTATAAGTCTTCCAAAGGTGATCCATGGCAAGTTGCGCCTCAATGCTACTTTCTCCATCTGACATGAGGGGCCATTCAGCATTTATTACAAGCTCTCCGTAGCTGAGCAGATTTTGCCTGATCCGCTCAGAAATTGGATCTGGAAAACCTTGAGAAATCTGCATCAGATCGGCCATCTGATTTGTCTCTCCTGAAATGGACGCTCTTGCTCCCTCATACTGCTCCCAGACCGTAACAACGATGAAGCCGAGGAGGACGCCATACACAACGCCCAACACCGAAATGATGAAGCCCGCAACATCCCGGTGTTGTTCCAGAAGCGACAGGGAGACTCTGCGACGGACCATGGTCAGACCGAAAATGGAGATGAACACAGTTGCAAGCAGGACCAGAAGACCCAGTGTGACCGTCGACATGCCGCGAGTAGTATATCCCACTAATCTATTAGTATGAAGGGACCGTCTGCGACAAATCGACAACCGCTGGCTCCAAATTCCTTTGAATTTCAGACGCCCATGGACGCTTATAGGATAATAGCCGTATGGAATCCTTTCGCTTCGACCGCCGCAATTCGTTCAGGTCTTTCCTTCTGGTGTGTTCGGTTGCGACCGCTTCCGCGATCCTGCTCATTGGCTGGACATACGTGGTTCGTATCGCAAGAGGAAGAGCGCCAACTGAAGGACTCTCCCCTGTTTACTGGGAACTCGCGGGGGCCTACCTCTGGATCCTTCTGTTCCCCTTGATCTACTATGTTGTCCGCCGGAATCCGCTGGGAACAAGCACCTCAACACTCTCTCTTTTCGCGATCCATGCCGGCTTTGCTTTGCTTTTCTCGGCGTTTCATATGGTTTTCAACATTCTTCTGTCCGGTTTTCTCTATAGTGCTGCAGGATTTTCCATTCAGACTTCTACCCCGTGGTGCCCCTGGATCAGCAGCCTTCGAATGTCCTGGCGAATTCTTGTGTACTTTCTCATCGTATCGGTCTGTTATCTAGTGGAGTTTTATCATGGAGTGAGAGCCGCAAGAGCCGAGAACTCCGTTCTTGAAGGCCGATTGAAAACGATCAAGCTGGAGCATTTGCGAATCCAGATCGATGCCAGTTTTGTGCAGCGAACACTTTCAGATGTCTACCAGCTCATGCATAGCAATACCACCGCCGCCATCGAAACGATCACACGGCTTGGCGCCTTTTTCAGACTCATCCAAAAGCAAGAAACAGAAGTGACTTTAGGACAA
This genomic stretch from bacterium harbors:
- a CDS encoding DUF4239 domain-containing protein yields the protein MSTVTLGLLVLLATVFISIFGLTMVRRRVSLSLLEQHRDVAGFIISVLGVVYGVLLGFIVVTVWEQYEGARASISGETNQMADLMQISQGFPDPISERIRQNLLSYGELVINAEWPLMSDGESSIEAQLAMDHLWKTYREIEPEDAHENALITEGLSRMSQLSDYRRARLHASQSELPDVVWVVLILGAMITIFYTYLFGVQRIIAQGIITAALSFEIALVLFLVFVLD